In Anguilla rostrata isolate EN2019 chromosome 1, ASM1855537v3, whole genome shotgun sequence, a genomic segment contains:
- the LOC135253254 gene encoding ovarian cancer G-protein coupled receptor 1 has protein sequence MKNMTEEGIINCTISHEIHQYLFSWVYILVLLIGFPANVYSLYHAWQQLRARNELGIYLLNLTVSDLLYLASLPLWLQYIFKGDDWEHKEWLCKLCGFLLYENIYISIGFLCCISIDRYLAVVYPFRFSGLRSMRAATAASAFIWLKEVAVGVVLFHRKELSTDRTNQSVCFEHYPMADWERPINYYRFFVGFLFPLGILSASYFRVLRAVNKSTGTQSAQKTRIKHLVTSTIVIFLVCFSPYHLFLLMRTVLERACPFIEAIFNYYHFSLMLTSFNCVADPALYCFVGEFAQREMLWARQACSRVLCCGPDAAAAAPSGNGTCEATPVQESEEMGVVAPNKGRGEGTDGQDEEVDDHPWGKSDLVSDQRTTIL, from the coding sequence ATGAAGAACATGACAGAGGAGGGAATCATTAACTGCACCATCAGTCACGAGATCCACCAGTACCTGTTTTCGTGGGTCTACATCCTGGTCCTTCTGATCGGCTTCCCCGCCAACGTGTACTCGCTGTACCACGCCTGGCAGCAGCTGCGGGCGCGGAACGAGCTGGGCATCTACCTGCTCAACCTGACCGTGTCCGACCTGCTCTACCTGGCCTCCCTGCCCCTCTGGCTGCAGTACATCTTCAAGGGCGATGACTGGGAACACAAGGAGTGGCTCTGCAAGCTCTGCGGGTTCCTGCTCTACGAGAACATCTACATCAGCATCGGCTTCCTCTGCTGCATCTCCATCGACCGCTACCTGGCCGTGGTCTACCCCTTCCGCTTCTCCGGGCTCCGCAGCATGCgggccgccaccgccgccagcGCCTTCATCTGGCTGAAGGAGGTGGCGGTGGGTGTGGTCTTATTCCACCGCAAGGAGCTGAGCACGGACCGGACCAACCAGTCGGTGTGCTTCGAGCACTACCCGATGGCGGACTGGGAGCGCCCCATCAACTACTACCGCTTCTTCGTGGGGTTCCTCTTCCCGCTGGGCATCCTCTCGGCCTCGTACTTCCGCGTCCTGCGGGCGGTGAACAAGAGCACCGGCACCCAGAGCGCCCAGAAGACCCGCATCAAGCACCTGGTGACCAGCACCATCGTCATCTTCCTGGTGTGCTTCTCGCCCTACCACCTGTTCCTGCTGATGCGCACGGTGCTGGAGAGAGCCTGCCCCTTCATCGAGGCCATCTTCAACTACTACCACTTCTCGCTCATGCTCACCAGCTTCAACTGTGTGGCCGACCCGGCGCTCTACTGCTTCGTGGGCGAGTTTGCCCAGCGCGAGATGCTGTGGGCCCGCCAGGCTTGCAGCCGGGTGCTCTGCTGCGGTCctgacgccgccgccgccgcgcccagCGGGAACGGGACCTGCGAGGCCACGCCGGTGCAGGAGTCCGAGGAGATGGGCGTGGTCGCACCAAACaaggggcggggcgagggcaCGGACGGACAGGACGAGGAGGTGGATGACCACCCGTGGGGCAAATCAGATCTGGTCTCAGACCAAAGGACCACCATCTTGTAG